In Streptomyces liangshanensis, the DNA window TCGTACGGCACCTGCTCACCCACCGCGGCGGCCTGCCCGCCCTGGACCGGCCGCTGACGCCCGCCGAGGCCATCGACGGCGAGTCGGGCGCCCGGGCGCTGGCCGCCCAGCGGCCCCTGTGGGAGCCGGGCACCGACCACGGCTACCACGCGCTGACCCACAACTGGCTCGTCGCCGAACTGGTCCGCCGCGTCACCGGCCGGACCGTCGGCCGCTGGATCGCCGAGGAGATCGCCGTACCGCTGGGCCTGGACTTCTGGGTCGGGCTGCCTCCCGAGGAGGCCCACCGGGTCGGCCGGATCGGACGGGCCGAGGCCCCGCCGGCCGCGGCGGGTGGCGGCGAGCTGCGGCTGCGGCCGAAGCGGTCCGTGTCGGAGGCGTACAAGGACCCGGAGTCGCTGACGCGGCGGGCGTTCGGCGCGATCGCCCCGCGGGCCGACGAGAACGACCCCGCCTACCGCGCCGCCGAGTTGCCCGCGGGCGGCGGCATCTCGACCGCGCGGGCGCTGGCGCGCGTCTACGCGGCGATGATCGGCCCGGTCGACGGCCACCGCCTGTTCGCCCCCGCCACGCTCACCCTGGCCCGCACCGAGGAGTCGGCGGGCCCGGACCGCGTCCTGGTCGTCTCCACCCGCTTCGGCCTGGGCTTCATGCTCCACGGCCCCGCGGCCCCCCTCCTGGCCCCCGGCTCCTTCGGCCACCCGGGCCGCGGCGGCGCCCTGGGCTTCGCGGACCCCGAATCAGGCATCGCCTTCGGCTACGTCACGAACGGCATGCGCCAGGGCGTCACAGCAGACCCCCGGGCCCAGTCCCTGATACGCGCGCTCCGCACGTCGATCTGACCGGCGGGGCGGCCCAATTGCGTGGGTGCTACAGCGGCATTGCGGGATTGTGGCGGGTGGGGGCAAAGGCTGGTGCGGGCGGGGGCGTGTGATCGATAGTTGCGCTCGCAACGTTTGTGTACGCACCACCTTTCAGAGAGCGCTCGTCCCCCCATGCACCCCTCTCCTCCGTTCCGCGCTGCCCCCGCGCGCCCCTCGCCTCCGCCGAGGGGGTGCCGGCCGTGGTCCGTTATCTGACCCGCAAAGCGGTGGGCTGGTTCCTGATGATCGTGGTCGCGACCAACGCGACCTACTTCCTCGCCAGTTGGTTCCTCGACCCCCGGTCCAACTTCAAGGAGCTGCGGCCCGTCCGCAGCGACGCCCAGATCGACCGCGCCCTGGCGCCGTACGGGCTGGACCCGCGGGTGCCGGTCGTGCACCGCTGGTGGGACTGGCTGACCTCGGTGGTCCTGCGCTTCGACTGGGGAAGGTCGCCCACCGGCGTCTCCGTCAACGGGGAGATCGGCTACCGCTCCGTCGTCAGCGCGGAGTTGGTCGTCGTCGCGACGATCCTCTCCGTCGTCATCGGCGTCGCCCTCGGCGTGTACACCGCCGCACGGCAGTACCGCTGGGCCGACCGCGTCTCGCAGGCCGTGTCGATCGCGGTGTTCAACGTCCCCACCTCCGTCGCCGCGCTCGCCGTCGTCTTCGTGGCCATCTGGCTCAACCAGCACGCCGGGCTGCACTTCCTCTACGTCGCCGGGGAGAACTCGCCCGACGTCCAGGGCACCTTCGCGACGATCGGTGACCGGGTCCTGCACCTGATCCTGCCGACCCTCACCCTGACCCTCATGGGGTACGTCGGCTACCACCTGACCCAGCGCTCCCTGCTGCTCGACACGATCAACGCCGACTTCGTC includes these proteins:
- a CDS encoding serine hydrolase domain-containing protein, with amino-acid sequence MDVQGTVAAGFEPVRDAFVRNFERLGERGAAVAVYRDGHKVVDLWAGTRDVDGTEPWALDTAQTVRSATKGIAAAVLLLLHQRGQIDLDAPVGTYWPEFKTAGKERVLVRHLLTHRGGLPALDRPLTPAEAIDGESGARALAAQRPLWEPGTDHGYHALTHNWLVAELVRRVTGRTVGRWIAEEIAVPLGLDFWVGLPPEEAHRVGRIGRAEAPPAAAGGGELRLRPKRSVSEAYKDPESLTRRAFGAIAPRADENDPAYRAAELPAGGGISTARALARVYAAMIGPVDGHRLFAPATLTLARTEESAGPDRVLVVSTRFGLGFMLHGPAAPLLAPGSFGHPGRGGALGFADPESGIAFGYVTNGMRQGVTADPRAQSLIRALRTSI
- a CDS encoding ABC transporter permease: MVRYLTRKAVGWFLMIVVATNATYFLASWFLDPRSNFKELRPVRSDAQIDRALAPYGLDPRVPVVHRWWDWLTSVVLRFDWGRSPTGVSVNGEIGYRSVVSAELVVVATILSVVIGVALGVYTAARQYRWADRVSQAVSIAVFNVPTSVAALAVVFVAIWLNQHAGLHFLYVAGENSPDVQGTFATIGDRVLHLILPTLTLTLMGYVGYHLTQRSLLLDTINADFVRTARATGLTRAQAIRRHALRAALIPTATSVAFSVPAVFTGAVITETIFGWNGMGRYFIQTISKNDVHGTVATAAFAAALTAVGAILADIATVFLDPRVRVS